In one Poecilia reticulata strain Guanapo linkage group LG8, Guppy_female_1.0+MT, whole genome shotgun sequence genomic region, the following are encoded:
- the LOC103468363 gene encoding solute carrier family 25 member 38-B-like, which yields MELSLAHPAIKAFVCGSFSGTCSTLLFQPLDLVKTRLQTSQSGMQPGSSRVGMTSVLLGVVRTERLLGLWKGISPSFVRTIPGVGIYFSSYHSLKQHFFQDSRPGAAQAVMLGGGARTVAGVVMLPITVIKTRFECGRYSYVSVSGALRSVCRSEGPAALFSGLMATLLRDVPFSGIYVMFYSQAKASLPQEISSSPSAPVANFSCGVLAGVLASLVTQPADVVKTHVQVNPQLRTTEAVRYIYTAHGLEGFFRGAVPRCLRRTMMAAMAWTVYEQMMAHVGLKS from the exons ATGGAACTGTCACTG GCTCACCCGGCTATCAAAGCCTTTGTGTGTGGCTCCTTCAGTGGGACCTGCTCCACCCTGCTCTTCCAGCCTCTGGACCTGGTCAAGACCCGCCTGCAGACCTCGCAGAGTGGCATGCAGCCGGG GTCGAGTCGGGTCGGCATGACGTCTGTGCTCCTCGGTGTGGTGCGGACGGAGCGGCTGCTGGGGCTGTGGAAGGGCATTTCTCCG TCGTTCGTCCGGACCATCCCAGGAGTGGGAATCTACTTCAGCTCCTATCACTCCCTGAAGCAGCACTTCTTCCAGGACAGCAGGCCGGGAGCGGCGCAGGCCGTGATGCTGGGAGGCGGGGCCCGGACCGTGGCCGGGGTTGTGATGTTGCCGATTACTGTCATCAAGACGCGATTCGAG TGCGGCAGGTACAGCTACGTGAGTGTGAGCGGCGCGCTGCGCAGCGTGTGTCGGAGCGAGGGCCCCGCCGCTCTGTTCTCCGGCCTCATGGCCACCCTGCTCAGAGACGTTCCTTTCTCTGGGATCTATGTCATGTTCTACAGCCAGGCCAAGGCCTCGCTGCCGCAAG AGATCAGTTCGTCTCCTTCGGCTCCTGTGGCTAACTTCAGCTGTGGGGTTCTGGCCGGTGTTCTGGCCTCTCTGGTCACGCAGCCAGCCGACGTCGTAAAGACGCATGTCCAGGTGAACCCCCAGCTGAGGACGACGGAGGCCGTCAGATACATCTACACG GCTCACGGCCTCGAAGGCTTCTTCAGGGGAGCGGTTCCTCGGTGCCTGAGGAGGACCATGATGGCCGCCATGGCCTGGACCGTGTACGAGCAGATGATGGCACACGTCGGACTCAAGTCCTGA
- the rpsa gene encoding small ribosomal subunit protein uS2 isoform X2, with translation MSGGLDVLQMKEEDVLKFLAAGTHLGGMNLDFQMEQYVYKRKSDGIYIINLKKTWEKLLLAARAIVAIENPADVCVISSRNTGQRAVLKFASATGATTFHGRFTPGTFTNQIQAAFREPRLLIVTDPRADHQPLTEASYVNIPTIALCNTDSPLRYVDISIPCNNKGHHSVGLMWWMLAREVLRMRGTISREHPWEVMPDLYFYRDPEEIEKEEQAAAEKAVVKEEFQGEWTAPQAEFAQPEVTDWSEGVAVPSVPIQQFPAVVVAAAAPVKTGETYTAAEDWSTQPATDDWSTAPTAQASDWGGTTSDWS, from the exons ATGTCCGGAGGTCTGGATGTCCTTCAGATGAAGGAGGAGGATGTGCTGAAGTTCCTGGCTGCAGGGACCCACCTGGGAGGCATGAACCTCGACTTCCAGATGGAGCAGTACGTCTACAAGAGGAAAAGCGACG GTATTTATATCATTAACCTGAAGAAGACCtgggagaagctgctgctggcagcCAGGGCCATTGTTGCCATTGAGAACCCGGCGGATGTGTGCGTCATCTCTTCCAGGAACACTGGCCAg AGGGCCGTGCTGAAGTTCGCCTCGGCCACCGGAGCCACCACCTTCCACGGCCGCTTCACTCCCGGCACGTTCACCAATCAGATCCAGGCGGCCTTCAGGGAGCCCCGCCTCCTGATCGTGACGGACCCTCGCGCCGACCACCAGCCGCTGACCGAAGCGTCCTACGTCAACATCCCCACCATCGCCCTGTGYAACACCGACTCCCCACTGAGATACGTGGACATCTCCATCCCCTGCAACAACAAG GGTCACCACTCTGTGGGTCTGATGTGGTGGATGTTGGCCAGGGAGGTTCTGCGGATGAGGGGAACCATCTCCAGGGAACACCCGTGGGAGGTCATGCCCGATCTGTACTTCTACAGAGACCCTGAGGAG ATCGAGAAGGAGGAGCAGGCCGCAGCCGAGAAGGCGGTGGTGAAGGAGGAGTTCCAGGGYGAATGGACTGCCCCGCAGGCCGAGTTCGCCCAGCCTGAGGTGACCGACTGGTCCGAGGGCGTCGCCGTTCCCTCTGTGCCCATCCAGCAGTTCCCTGCAG TTGTcgttgcagctgctgctcctgtcaAGACCGGAGAGACCTACACTG CTGCCGAAGACTGGAGCACCCAGCCCGCCACAGACGACTGGTCCACTGCTCCCACCGCTCAGGCTTCTGACTGGGGCGGCACCACCTCCGACTGGTCTTAA
- the rpsa gene encoding small ribosomal subunit protein uS2 isoform X3 yields MSGGLDVLQMKEEDVLKFLAAGTHLGGMNLDFQMEQYVYKRKSDGIYIINLKKTWEKLLLAARAIVAIENPADVCVISSRNTGQRAVLKFASATGATTFHGRFTPGTFTNQIQAAFREPRLLIVTDPRADHQPLTEASYVNIPTIALCNTDSPLRYVDISIPCNNKGHHSVGLMWWMLAREVLRMRGTISREHPWEVMPDLYFYRDPEEIEKEEQAAAEKAVVKEEFQGEWTAPQAEFAQPEVTDWSEGVAVPSVPIQQFPAAAAPVKTGETYTAAEDWSTQPATDDWSTAPTAQASDWGGTTSDWS; encoded by the exons ATGTCCGGAGGTCTGGATGTCCTTCAGATGAAGGAGGAGGATGTGCTGAAGTTCCTGGCTGCAGGGACCCACCTGGGAGGCATGAACCTCGACTTCCAGATGGAGCAGTACGTCTACAAGAGGAAAAGCGACG GTATTTATATCATTAACCTGAAGAAGACCtgggagaagctgctgctggcagcCAGGGCCATTGTTGCCATTGAGAACCCGGCGGATGTGTGCGTCATCTCTTCCAGGAACACTGGccag AGGGCCGTGCTGAAGTTCGCCTCGGCCACCGGAGCCACCACCTTCCACGGCCGCTTCACTCCCGGCACGTTCACCAATCAGATCCAGGCGGCCTTCAGGGAGCCCCGCCTCCTGATCGTGACGGACCCTCGCGCCGACCACCAGCCGCTGACCGAAGCGTCCTACGTCAACATCCCCACCATCGCCCTGTGYAACACCGACTCCCCACTGAGATACGTGGACATCTCCATCCCCTGCAACAACAAG GGTCACCACTCTGTGGGTCTGATGTGGTGGATGTTGGCCAGGGAGGTTCTGCGGATGAGGGGAACCATCTCCAGGGAACACCCGTGGGAGGTCATGCCCGATCTGTACTTCTACAGAGACCCTGAGGAG ATCGAGAAGGAGGAGCAGGCCGCAGCCGAGAAGGCGGTGGTGAAGGAGGAGTTCCAGGGYGAATGGACTGCCCCGCAGGCCGAGTTCGCCCAGCCTGAGGTGACCGACTGGTCCGAGGGCGTCGCCGTTCCCTCTGTGCCCATCCAGCAGTTCCCTGCAG ctgctgctcctgtcaAGACCGGAGAGACCTACACTG CTGCCGAAGACTGGAGCACCCAGCCCGCCACAGACGACTGGTCCACTGCTCCCACCGCTCAGGCTTCTGACTGGGGCGGCACCACCTCCGACTGGTCTTAA
- the rpsa gene encoding small ribosomal subunit protein uS2 isoform X1 — MSGGLDVLQMKEEDVLKFLAAGTHLGGMNLDFQMEQYVYKRKSDGIYIINLKKTWEKLLLAARAIVAIENPADVCVISSRNTGQRAVLKFASATGATTFHGRFTPGTFTNQIQAAFREPRLLIVTDPRADHQPLTEASYVNIPTIALCNTDSPLRYVDISIPCNNKGHHSVGLMWWMLAREVLRMRGTISREHPWEVMPDLYFYRDPEEIEKEEQAAAEKAVVKEEFQGEWTAPQAEFAQPEVTDWSEGVAVPSVPIQQFPAVVVAAAAPVKTGETYTAAEDWSTQPATDDWSTAPTAQASDWGGTTSDWS; from the exons ATGTCCGGAGGTCTGGATGTCCTTCAGATGAAGGAGGAGGATGTGCTGAAGTTCCTGGCTGCAGGGACCCACCTGGGAGGCATGAACCTCGACTTCCAGATGGAGCAGTACGTCTACAAGAGGAAAAGCGACG GTATTTATATCATTAACCTGAAGAAGACCtgggagaagctgctgctggcagcCAGGGCCATTGTTGCCATTGAGAACCCGGCGGATGTGTGCGTCATCTCTTCCAGGAACACTGGccag AGGGCCGTGCTGAAGTTCGCCTCGGCCACCGGAGCCACCACCTTCCACGGCCGCTTCACTCCCGGCACGTTCACCAATCAGATCCAGGCGGCCTTCAGGGAGCCCCGCCTCCTGATCGTGACGGACCCTCGCGCCGACCACCAGCCGCTGACCGAAGCGTCCTACGTCAACATCCCCACCATCGCCCTGTGYAACACCGACTCCCCACTGAGATACGTGGACATCTCCATCCCCTGCAACAACAAG GGTCACCACTCTGTGGGTCTGATGTGGTGGATGTTGGCCAGGGAGGTTCTGCGGATGAGGGGAACCATCTCCAGGGAACACCCGTGGGAGGTCATGCCCGATCTGTACTTCTACAGAGACCCTGAGGAG ATCGAGAAGGAGGAGCAGGCCGCAGCCGAGAAGGCGGTGGTGAAGGAGGAGTTCCAGGGYGAATGGACTGCCCCGCAGGCCGAGTTCGCCCAGCCTGAGGTGACCGACTGGTCCGAGGGCGTCGCCGTTCCCTCTGTGCCCATCCAGCAGTTCCCTGCAG TTGTcgttgcagctgctgctcctgtcaAGACCGGAGAGACCTACACTG CTGCCGAAGACTGGAGCACCCAGCCCGCCACAGACGACTGGTCCACTGCTCCCACCGCTCAGGCTTCTGACTGGGGCGGCACCACCTCCGACTGGTCTTAA